The following proteins come from a genomic window of Pyxidicoccus sp. MSG2:
- a CDS encoding response regulator, translated as MPDLIDFKSLFDASPNPYMLLDRELRYVAANAAYLRVTASRLDDLLGRYVLDAFPNDPDDPENASARLLRESFNRVLTERVPDSLALIPYRVPRETDQGTVLEERYWSATHTPILDAAREVAFILQHTVEVTELQRLKQAVRDAEQARDLAHASREQDEAGVLQRARFVQEANLTLDAERRHLRRLFEQAPGFMCFLRGREHVFELVNKAYSQLVGHREIIGLPVREALPEVEGQGYFELLDGVITTGKAFVGHGLKALLQRQPGAPLDEVYIDLMYQPVIEPDGRISGIFVQGHDITEQKRAQDELRRYRDHLEDLVRERTRALEDSEAERRQTEAALRQAQKMEAVGKLTGGVAHDFNNLLQVIGGNLQLLDRELGGNGPARRRVTTAMGAVERGARLAAQLLAFARQQPLEPTVVNLGRLVRGMDDLLRRALGEDVELETIIGGGLWNTFADPNQLENVILNLAINARDAMESEGKLTLEAGNAMLDDHYAQLHPEAAAGQYVLLAVSDTGCGMTPEVMERAFEPFFTTKPEGRGTGLGLSMVYGFVKQSGGHIKIYSEVGHGTTIKIYLPRSLQVEVARTDTVVEQVEGGTETLLVVEDDPEVRATAVELLMELGYHVLKASDGVSALAVLQSGIPIDLLFTDVVMPGPLRSPELARQARALLPDIEVLFTSGYTENAIVHGGRLDPGVHLLSKPYRREDLARKVRQLLRPRQQRLADREALAAAAGRTGPERAPSKAAPLRILFVEDDEQIRLPASELLESLGYDVLAVATAEEAQEVLASSHVDVLFTDVSLPGMSGVELARRALTAEPGLGVIIASGHGGAVTQASGDVLARAVVLPKPYDIARLERALEKMGRSRSE; from the coding sequence ATGCCCGACCTCATCGACTTCAAGTCGCTCTTCGACGCCTCGCCGAATCCCTACATGCTGCTGGACCGCGAGCTGAGGTACGTCGCGGCCAACGCCGCCTACCTGCGGGTGACGGCGAGCCGGCTCGATGACCTCCTCGGGCGCTACGTCCTGGATGCGTTCCCGAACGATCCGGACGACCCCGAGAACGCCAGTGCGCGCCTGCTGCGGGAGTCCTTCAACCGGGTTCTCACGGAGCGTGTCCCCGACAGCCTCGCGCTGATTCCCTACCGCGTGCCCCGGGAAACGGACCAGGGCACGGTCCTCGAGGAGCGGTACTGGAGCGCCACCCACACGCCCATCCTCGATGCGGCCAGGGAAGTGGCCTTCATCCTCCAGCACACCGTGGAGGTCACCGAGCTGCAGCGGCTGAAGCAGGCCGTGCGGGATGCGGAGCAGGCGCGAGACCTAGCCCACGCCTCGCGGGAGCAGGACGAAGCGGGCGTCCTCCAGCGCGCCCGGTTCGTCCAGGAGGCCAACCTGACGCTGGACGCCGAGCGGCGCCACCTGCGCCGCCTCTTCGAGCAGGCCCCCGGCTTCATGTGCTTCCTCCGCGGTCGGGAGCACGTCTTCGAACTCGTCAACAAGGCCTACTCCCAGCTCGTCGGGCACCGGGAGATCATCGGCCTGCCCGTCCGGGAAGCGCTACCCGAGGTGGAGGGCCAGGGCTACTTCGAGCTGCTCGATGGCGTCATCACCACGGGCAAGGCCTTCGTCGGCCATGGCCTGAAGGCCCTCCTCCAGCGGCAGCCCGGCGCCCCGCTCGACGAGGTCTACATCGATCTGATGTACCAGCCCGTCATCGAGCCGGACGGTCGCATCTCCGGCATCTTCGTCCAGGGCCACGACATCACCGAGCAGAAGCGCGCGCAGGACGAGCTGCGCCGCTATCGCGACCACCTGGAGGACCTGGTCCGCGAGCGCACCCGCGCACTCGAGGACAGCGAGGCCGAGCGCCGACAGACCGAGGCCGCGTTGCGGCAGGCCCAGAAGATGGAGGCCGTGGGCAAGCTCACCGGCGGTGTGGCGCACGACTTCAACAACCTGCTCCAGGTCATCGGCGGCAACCTCCAGCTCCTGGACCGGGAGCTGGGCGGAAACGGTCCGGCCCGGCGGCGCGTCACCACCGCCATGGGCGCCGTCGAGCGCGGCGCCAGGCTCGCGGCCCAGCTGCTCGCCTTCGCCCGGCAGCAGCCGCTGGAGCCCACCGTCGTCAACCTCGGGCGCCTGGTGCGCGGCATGGACGACCTGCTGCGCCGCGCGCTCGGGGAGGACGTCGAGCTGGAGACCATCATCGGCGGCGGTCTCTGGAACACGTTCGCCGACCCCAACCAGCTCGAGAACGTCATCCTCAACCTGGCCATCAACGCCCGCGACGCCATGGAGAGCGAAGGCAAGCTGACCCTCGAGGCTGGCAACGCGATGCTGGATGACCACTACGCCCAGCTGCACCCGGAGGCTGCGGCCGGCCAGTACGTACTGCTGGCCGTCTCCGACACCGGCTGCGGCATGACGCCGGAAGTGATGGAGCGCGCCTTCGAGCCCTTCTTCACGACCAAGCCCGAGGGCCGGGGTACGGGGCTCGGGCTGAGCATGGTGTATGGCTTCGTCAAGCAGAGCGGCGGCCACATCAAGATCTACAGCGAGGTCGGCCACGGGACGACCATCAAGATCTACCTCCCCCGCTCGCTCCAGGTCGAAGTCGCGCGCACCGATACCGTCGTGGAACAGGTGGAGGGAGGCACGGAGACGCTGCTCGTCGTCGAGGACGACCCCGAGGTGCGCGCCACGGCCGTGGAACTGCTGATGGAGCTGGGCTACCACGTGCTCAAGGCCTCGGACGGCGTCAGCGCGCTCGCGGTGCTCCAGAGCGGCATCCCCATCGACCTGCTCTTCACCGACGTGGTGATGCCGGGCCCGCTGCGCAGCCCCGAGCTGGCGCGGCAGGCCCGGGCGCTGCTGCCGGATATCGAGGTGCTCTTCACGTCGGGCTACACGGAGAACGCCATCGTCCACGGCGGTCGGTTGGACCCCGGCGTCCACCTGCTGAGCAAGCCCTACCGGCGGGAGGACCTGGCCCGCAAGGTGCGCCAGTTGCTCCGGCCCCGCCAGCAGCGGCTCGCGGACCGCGAGGCGCTCGCGGCGGCGGCCGGGCGCACCGGGCCGGAGCGTGCTCCCTCGAAAGCGGCGCCGCTGCGCATCCTCTTCGTGGAGGACGACGAGCAGATCCGCCTCCCCGCGAGCGAGCTGCTGGAGAGCCTGGGGTACGACGTGCTGGCCGTCGCGACCGCGGAGGAGGCCCAGGAGGTGCTGGCCAGCTCGCACGTCGACGTCCTCTTCACCGACGTGAGCCTGCCCGGCATGTCGGGCGTTGAATTGGCGCGCCGGGCCCTCACCGCGGAACCCGGCCTGGGCGTCATCATCGCCTCCGGCCACGGCGGCGCGGTGACGCAGGCGAGCGGAGACGTGCTGGCGCGGGCGGTGGTGCTGCCGAAGCCGTACGACATCGCCCGGCTGGAGCGGGCCCTCGAGAAGATGGGGCGCTCGCGCTCAGAATGA
- a CDS encoding MFS transporter, translating to MKFLRDLRSVLNLTVVVAGLGYFVDLFDITLFGVVRRASLIDLGITDPAEILQKGLLIYNAQMVGMMFGGLIWGVIGDKRGRLSVMFGSILLYSFANLANAFVWDVNGYAICRFLGGVGLAGELGAAITLVAESLPKDKRGLGTTVVATLGMLGIVAAAFLGQHLSWKTAYISGGLMGLALLFTRFKVSESELFTKKMDPSRANPFLLLQGGRFLKYICCILIGVPIYFTTGILFTFAPELTAGLGVQGTVTAGNAILYGSIGLTVGDLLAGVFSQWLKSRKRAVALNLLAGFSLMLLYGLVPGLTSTMVYVLSFFMGITVGYWAVLVTMAAEQFGTNIRATVATTVPNFVRGSAALAATGFAWLKGLEGLTVANAALIVGSLCFGLALLALLRIEETFHRDLDYEETAGSPQPAAQSHSST from the coding sequence ATGAAATTCCTGAGAGATCTCCGCTCGGTCCTGAATCTGACCGTCGTGGTCGCCGGGCTTGGGTACTTCGTCGACCTCTTCGACATCACGCTGTTCGGCGTGGTGCGCCGCGCGTCGCTCATCGACCTCGGCATCACGGACCCGGCGGAGATCCTCCAGAAGGGCCTGCTCATCTACAACGCGCAGATGGTGGGCATGATGTTCGGCGGGCTCATCTGGGGCGTGATCGGCGACAAGCGCGGGCGCCTCTCGGTGATGTTCGGCTCCATCCTCCTGTACTCGTTCGCCAACCTGGCCAACGCGTTCGTCTGGGACGTGAATGGCTACGCCATCTGCCGCTTCCTCGGCGGCGTGGGCCTCGCGGGCGAATTGGGCGCGGCCATCACCCTGGTCGCCGAGTCCCTGCCGAAGGACAAGCGCGGCCTGGGCACCACCGTCGTCGCCACACTGGGCATGCTCGGCATCGTCGCCGCCGCCTTCCTCGGCCAGCACCTGAGCTGGAAGACGGCCTACATCTCCGGCGGACTGATGGGCCTCGCGCTGCTGTTCACGCGCTTCAAGGTCTCCGAGTCGGAGCTGTTCACCAAGAAGATGGACCCGTCGCGCGCCAACCCCTTCCTCCTCCTGCAGGGCGGGCGCTTCCTCAAGTACATCTGCTGCATCCTCATCGGCGTGCCCATCTACTTCACCACGGGCATCCTCTTCACCTTCGCCCCCGAGCTGACGGCGGGCCTGGGCGTGCAAGGCACGGTGACGGCCGGCAACGCCATCCTCTACGGCTCCATCGGCCTGACGGTGGGCGACCTGCTCGCGGGCGTCTTCAGCCAGTGGCTCAAGAGCCGCAAGCGCGCGGTGGCCCTCAACCTCCTCGCGGGCTTCTCGCTGATGCTCCTCTACGGGCTCGTCCCCGGGCTCACCAGCACGATGGTGTACGTCCTCAGCTTCTTCATGGGCATCACCGTGGGCTACTGGGCGGTGCTGGTGACGATGGCGGCCGAGCAGTTCGGCACCAACATCCGCGCCACCGTGGCGACGACGGTGCCCAACTTCGTGCGCGGCTCGGCGGCGCTCGCGGCCACCGGCTTCGCCTGGCTCAAGGGCCTGGAGGGCCTCACCGTGGCGAACGCGGCCCTCATCGTCGGCAGCCTCTGCTTCGGCCTCGCGCTCCTCGCGCTGCTGCGCATCGAGGAGACCTTCCACCGCGACCTCGACTACGAGGAGACCGCCGGCAGCCCGCAGCCCGCCGCCCAGTCGCACTCCAGCACCTGA
- a CDS encoding SBBP repeat-containing protein, translating into MRVLKSIQSIFLSSALVLVSAPGCGGETSPSPEAALGSQEQALACENMVPVMTGASTPSGLVSRSGVFSTSYEAWQAFDGTNSMWLSLENQTPAWIGYQWFNGAKTIQRYAITYTNGSITTRSPKQWTFEGWNGSAWVVLDTRTNQVNWAGFERREYAVPSPGAYTRYRLNVTDDNDTRSGIVVVSIGKLELLNCTTATYPTKQAAWTRTTGAPAGFTRVHDIVGDPAGRTYVTGMTQPGLDGAPLIGLMDAFLQARDTSGAKLWSVQIGAPGGIALGYGVARNRTWEEIYVAGFADGSVDGTPTTGYREALLTKYRYTGVRQWTRQLGNVGSSTEGYAVAVDGLDNAFVAGTVEGALDGNPAIGASDAFVAKYDAAGNRLWTRKVGGAAGTRTHGRRASADVAGNVYVSGWTDAALDGNVRMGTQDMFVVKYNGAGVKQWTRQLGLAGAGVSLYGSAVDVSGNVYLAGSSGGGLDGNPNPTASGDAYVTKYDPSGVRQWTREVGGSGNTWGTGLFIDDSGVYLTGSGSGDIGNVAGAGAPVHNFVAKFDVAGTRAWVAQQDAARLNGTDEGVYSNGVAVDWDGNLYIGGFTSGHFGGNTVMGDPDGFVTKIPKP; encoded by the coding sequence GTGAGAGTCCTGAAGTCCATCCAAAGCATCTTTCTGTCGTCCGCGCTGGTGCTGGTGTCCGCGCCGGGTTGCGGGGGTGAGACGTCCCCGTCCCCCGAGGCCGCGCTGGGCAGCCAGGAGCAGGCGCTGGCCTGTGAGAACATGGTTCCTGTCATGACGGGGGCCTCCACGCCCTCTGGCCTCGTGTCGCGCTCCGGGGTCTTCAGCACGTCGTATGAGGCCTGGCAGGCGTTCGACGGCACCAACTCCATGTGGCTCTCCCTGGAGAATCAGACGCCGGCGTGGATTGGCTACCAGTGGTTCAATGGGGCGAAGACCATCCAGCGCTACGCCATCACCTACACCAACGGTTCCATCACCACGCGGTCGCCCAAGCAGTGGACGTTCGAGGGCTGGAACGGCTCCGCCTGGGTGGTGCTGGATACCCGGACGAACCAGGTCAACTGGGCGGGCTTCGAGCGGCGCGAGTACGCGGTGCCCTCGCCCGGCGCGTACACCCGCTACCGGCTGAACGTCACGGACGACAACGACACGCGCTCCGGCATCGTCGTGGTGTCGATTGGGAAGCTGGAGCTGCTCAACTGCACCACCGCGACCTACCCGACGAAGCAGGCCGCGTGGACGCGGACCACCGGCGCGCCGGCGGGCTTCACCCGCGTGCATGACATCGTCGGCGACCCGGCCGGGCGCACCTACGTCACGGGCATGACGCAGCCGGGCCTGGACGGCGCTCCGCTCATCGGGCTGATGGACGCCTTCCTCCAGGCGCGGGACACGAGCGGGGCGAAGCTCTGGTCGGTGCAGATTGGCGCGCCCGGCGGCATCGCCCTGGGCTACGGCGTCGCGCGCAACCGGACGTGGGAGGAGATCTACGTGGCCGGCTTCGCGGACGGGTCCGTGGACGGGACTCCGACGACGGGCTACCGGGAGGCCCTGCTGACGAAGTACCGCTACACCGGCGTGAGGCAGTGGACCCGGCAGCTCGGAAACGTGGGCTCCAGCACGGAGGGGTATGCGGTGGCGGTGGATGGCCTGGACAACGCCTTCGTGGCCGGGACGGTGGAGGGCGCCCTGGACGGCAATCCCGCCATCGGCGCGTCGGACGCCTTTGTCGCGAAGTACGACGCCGCCGGCAACCGGCTGTGGACGCGGAAGGTGGGTGGCGCGGCGGGCACGCGGACGCACGGGCGGCGGGCCTCCGCGGACGTCGCGGGGAACGTGTACGTCTCTGGCTGGACGGACGCGGCCCTGGACGGCAACGTGCGCATGGGGACGCAGGACATGTTCGTCGTGAAGTACAACGGCGCTGGCGTCAAGCAGTGGACCCGGCAGCTCGGGTTGGCCGGCGCGGGCGTGTCGCTGTACGGCTCGGCGGTGGACGTGTCGGGCAACGTCTACCTCGCGGGCTCCAGCGGCGGCGGCCTGGACGGCAATCCGAACCCGACAGCCAGCGGGGATGCCTACGTGACGAAGTACGACCCGTCCGGCGTGCGGCAGTGGACGCGGGAGGTCGGCGGTTCGGGCAACACCTGGGGCACGGGGCTCTTCATCGACGACAGCGGCGTGTACCTGACGGGCAGCGGCTCGGGTGACATCGGCAACGTCGCGGGCGCTGGCGCACCGGTGCACAACTTCGTCGCGAAGTTCGACGTGGCCGGTACCCGGGCGTGGGTCGCCCAGCAGGACGCGGCGCGGCTCAACGGGACGGACGAGGGCGTGTACAGCAACGGGGTGGCCGTGGACTGGGACGGGAACCTCTACATCGGCGGCTTCACCAGCGGGCACTTCGGTGGGAACACGGTGATGGGAGACCCCGACGGCTTCGTGACGAAGATTCCGAAGCCGTAG
- a CDS encoding LytR/AlgR family response regulator transcription factor, whose protein sequence is MREGNGEQAGWRVLVVDDEPLARDNVKHLLARAPDVTDVRECEGGREAVEVILRDRPDLVFLDVQMPEVDGFGVLREVGPERMPPVIFVTAFDRYAVKAFEANALDYLLKPFGDRRFEEALERARRQRAQGRDKALLERLSALLDLHRGHAPEPERTVPAPPEGGYIERIAVKTNGKVLLLPVHELDWCEAEGNYVVLHAGSRSPMLRETLNQVEQWLDPRRFVRVHRSTLVNVERIRELEPDVDKGWVVVLRDNTRLRLSPGRKAAVEALLRQSF, encoded by the coding sequence GTGCGTGAGGGCAATGGAGAGCAGGCCGGCTGGCGCGTGCTGGTGGTGGATGACGAGCCGCTGGCGCGCGACAACGTCAAGCACCTGCTGGCCCGTGCGCCGGACGTCACGGACGTGCGCGAGTGCGAGGGAGGACGCGAGGCCGTGGAGGTCATCCTCCGCGACCGGCCGGACCTCGTCTTCCTCGACGTGCAGATGCCGGAGGTGGACGGCTTCGGCGTGCTGCGCGAGGTGGGGCCGGAGCGGATGCCGCCGGTCATCTTCGTGACGGCGTTCGACCGGTACGCGGTGAAGGCCTTCGAGGCGAACGCGCTCGACTACCTGCTCAAGCCCTTCGGCGACCGGCGCTTCGAGGAGGCGCTGGAGCGCGCGAGACGCCAGCGCGCCCAGGGCCGGGACAAGGCGCTGCTGGAGCGGCTGTCCGCGCTGCTCGACCTCCACCGGGGCCACGCGCCGGAGCCCGAGCGCACGGTGCCTGCGCCACCCGAGGGCGGCTACATCGAGCGCATCGCCGTGAAGACGAACGGCAAGGTGCTGCTGTTACCGGTGCACGAGCTGGACTGGTGCGAGGCGGAGGGCAACTACGTGGTGCTGCACGCGGGCAGCCGCAGCCCCATGCTGCGCGAGACGCTGAACCAGGTGGAGCAGTGGTTGGACCCGCGCCGCTTCGTGCGGGTGCACCGCTCCACGCTCGTCAACGTCGAGCGCATCCGCGAGCTGGAGCCGGACGTCGACAAGGGCTGGGTGGTGGTGCTGCGCGACAACACGCGCCTGCGGCTGAGCCCCGGCCGCAAGGCCGCGGTGGAGGCCCTGCTGCGACAGTCATTCTGA
- a CDS encoding sensor histidine kinase has product MSHGGAWETVEAPERQARWSATLKVWALGMAAGTLGALPHAMRAYAQEPRDFLFKLALELVPYSAWALLGPLVLAVFQRVPPEGPRLGRHLGVLLVAGAGFAQLHVLLLAPVMAVLQQWSARGLSFAAGLWEVLLARGAVGYFEYLLFLAAWAALRAARRARERELAESRLAVQLAETRLRALRAQLDPHFLFNTLNAVTGLVRQQRNPEAVEALVELGHLLRASLEGRGDHEVPLEEELELVRRYLGIEQLRFGGRLEVRLEPEPGTLRALVPSLILQPLVENAIKHGTARRAGRGHILVRSVRVGDVLRLEVRDDGPGLRAGGAGGTGIGVANTRDRIRQRYGAPYGLTLEDLAEGGVLARVELPFVQSREDMTDEEVRSRA; this is encoded by the coding sequence ATGAGCCACGGCGGCGCATGGGAGACGGTGGAGGCCCCGGAGCGCCAGGCGCGGTGGTCCGCGACGCTGAAGGTGTGGGCGCTCGGCATGGCGGCGGGCACCCTGGGCGCGCTGCCACATGCCATGCGCGCGTATGCCCAGGAGCCGCGCGACTTCCTCTTCAAGCTGGCCCTGGAACTGGTGCCCTACAGCGCCTGGGCGCTCCTGGGCCCGCTGGTGCTGGCCGTCTTCCAACGCGTGCCTCCGGAGGGGCCCAGGTTGGGGCGCCACCTGGGCGTGTTGCTGGTGGCCGGCGCGGGCTTCGCGCAGCTCCACGTGCTGCTCCTCGCGCCCGTCATGGCCGTGCTCCAGCAGTGGAGCGCGCGCGGCCTGTCCTTCGCGGCGGGCCTGTGGGAGGTGCTCCTGGCGCGCGGTGCGGTGGGCTACTTCGAGTACCTGCTCTTCCTCGCCGCCTGGGCCGCGCTCCGGGCCGCGAGGCGGGCGCGCGAGCGGGAGCTGGCGGAGTCGCGCCTCGCGGTGCAGCTCGCGGAGACCCGGCTGCGGGCCCTGCGCGCGCAGCTCGACCCGCACTTCCTCTTCAACACGCTCAACGCCGTCACGGGCCTGGTGCGCCAGCAGCGCAACCCGGAAGCGGTGGAGGCACTGGTGGAGCTGGGACACCTGCTGCGCGCGAGCCTGGAGGGGCGCGGCGACCACGAGGTGCCATTGGAGGAGGAGCTGGAGCTGGTGCGGCGCTACCTGGGAATCGAGCAGCTCCGGTTCGGCGGCCGCCTGGAGGTGCGCCTGGAGCCGGAGCCCGGGACGCTGCGCGCGCTCGTGCCGTCGCTCATCCTCCAGCCGCTGGTGGAGAACGCCATCAAGCACGGCACCGCGCGCCGCGCCGGCCGGGGCCACATCCTCGTGCGCAGCGTGCGCGTTGGCGACGTGCTGCGCCTGGAGGTGCGCGATGACGGCCCGGGGCTCAGGGCGGGTGGGGCAGGGGGCACGGGCATCGGCGTGGCCAACACGCGAGACCGCATCCGTCAGCGCTATGGTGCGCCCTACGGTCTGACGCTGGAGGATCTGGCGGAGGGAGGCGTGCTCGCGAGGGTGGAGCTGCCCTTCGTGCAGTCCCGTGAAGACATGACGGACGAGGAGGTGCGGAGCCGTGCGTGA